CGACACCCGCATCGCCGATGTCGCCAGGCGGGCGGGCGTGAGCTCGGCGCTCGTCATCTATTACTTCGGCACGCGTGACCGCCTCCTGGTCGACGCACTGCGATTCTCGGAGGTGTCGTTCTACGAGGCGGCCGAGGAGATGTTGCGTGAGGTTACCGCGCTGCGCGAGCGACTCTCGCTGCTGATCCGATGGACGTGCGTGCGGGAGGGCAGCGAGGAGATCCCCGGCGCGTGGGGCCTGTGGTTCGACCTGTGGGCCCAGGCATTTCGGCACGACGAGATCAAGTCCGACCGTGCAGAACTCGACGCCCGGTGGCGGCAGATGATCGTCGATGCGATCAAGTCGGCGGACCCGTCGGAGTTCGATGCGAAGGTCGACCCCCGCATGTTCGCGGTGGAGTTCGCGGCGCTCCTGGACGGCCTGTCCATCCAGGTGGCACTCGACGACCCCGAGGTCGACTCGGATCTGGCGTACGACATCGCGATGCGATTCGCCGAACGGGTACTCAACCTCGCCCCGGTGACGAAACGGGTGAACGGCAGGGCACGCGTCAAGAAGGAGTGAGCGCGCTCACCTCGTCGGCCACCGGATCGGCGACCACCTGGGCCTGGCTGCGGTGCAGCACCCGCACCGCATCGTGTGTACACACGCAGTTGACCTGGGCGCCCGGCTCGTGCGCCACCGACCGGGGACCCGAGTGGTTGGGCACCTCGACCACCAGTGGCGCCGGTGCGCCGACGTCGACGTGGACCTGCGTGCAGTTGCCGAGGTAGACGACCTCGGAGACGACTCCGCCAATCACGTTGCGGCCCTGGCCAATCGGATCACCCGGAGCCTGCAGGCTGATCCTCTCCGGCCGGATGACGATCGCGGCCGCGCCCAGTTCGACGGCGTCGCCGACGGCCGCCCCGAGGCGCGTGTTCAGCGTCTCGCATACCGCCGAGGCGCTGTCGGCCTCGAGGACGACGGCGTCGAAGATGTTGGCGGCGCCGAGGAATCCCGCGACGAACGTGGTGGCGGGCGCCGAGTAGATCTCCTGCGGTGGGCCGACCTGTTCGACTCGGCCCTCGGCCAGCACGGCGATCTGGTCGCTCATCGTGAGCGCTTCCTCCTGGTCGTGCGTCACATAGACGAAGGTGATGCCGACCTCGCGCTGCATCGCGCGCAACTCCAATTGCAGTTGTTTGCGCAGCTTGGCGTCCAGCGCGCCGAGGGGTTCGTCGAGCAAAAGCACGCGGGGGCGCAGCACCAGCGCCCGGGCCAGTGCGACCCGCTGCTGCTGGCCGCCGGAGAGCTGGGCCGGACGCCGTTTGGCGAAGTCACTCATCCGCACCAGCTCGAGTGCCTCACCGACCC
The nucleotide sequence above comes from Mycolicibacterium moriokaense. Encoded proteins:
- a CDS encoding TetR/AcrR family transcriptional regulator, with the translated sequence MAEPAPATEQNEARRIDMLRAAAELICERGFGDTRIADVARRAGVSSALVIYYFGTRDRLLVDALRFSEVSFYEAAEEMLREVTALRERLSLLIRWTCVREGSEEIPGAWGLWFDLWAQAFRHDEIKSDRAELDARWRQMIVDAIKSADPSEFDAKVDPRMFAVEFAALLDGLSIQVALDDPEVDSDLAYDIAMRFAERVLNLAPVTKRVNGRARVKKE
- a CDS encoding ABC transporter ATP-binding protein yields the protein MTGGEIQLHQLVKSFDGIPAVMGIDLNIPAGKFYSLLGASGCGKTTTLRMIAGFEKPDSGQILLDGRDVAADPPHRRPVNTVFQTYALFPFMTVWDNVAFGLRYQKSSREETKRRVGEALELVRMSDFAKRRPAQLSGGQQQRVALARALVLRPRVLLLDEPLGALDAKLRKQLQLELRAMQREVGITFVYVTHDQEEALTMSDQIAVLAEGRVEQVGPPQEIYSAPATTFVAGFLGAANIFDAVVLEADSASAVCETLNTRLGAAVGDAVELGAAAIVIRPERISLQAPGDPIGQGRNVIGGVVSEVVYLGNCTQVHVDVGAPAPLVVEVPNHSGPRSVAHEPGAQVNCVCTHDAVRVLHRSQAQVVADPVADEVSALTPS